In one Candidatus Zixiibacteriota bacterium genomic region, the following are encoded:
- a CDS encoding isocitrate/isopropylmalate dehydrogenase family protein: MAKYKIAWMPGDGVGNDVMEAAKIALDKLNLDAEYIHADIGWEFWKTEANPLPDRTVEILKNVDCSLFGAITSMPKEECEQELIPELQGKGHVYSSPIVRLRQEFNLRTNLRPCKAYPGNPLNYKEGIDIVVFRENTEDLYSGVEFHPFPDEVRETVKKHNPKMGRFDKHPADEVAVSLRINTKTGCRNIITDAFELAKKTGRKTVTVVEKPNVIRETSGLMVRTAREVAKSYPDIELWETNIDAMCMWLVKNPMDYSVLVTSNMFGDIVSDLCAQLVGGLGFAASGNIGDDLAVFEPTHGSAPKYAGQYKVNPMAMLITARMMLEWLGETDKAGALEAAIAAVIKEGAVRTYDMGGNNTTLEVGEAVAAKL, from the coding sequence ACAAAATTGCCTGGATGCCGGGCGATGGTGTCGGTAACGACGTCATGGAGGCAGCCAAAATCGCCCTGGATAAACTGAACCTGGATGCCGAGTATATTCACGCCGACATCGGCTGGGAGTTCTGGAAAACTGAAGCCAACCCGTTGCCGGATCGGACCGTTGAGATTCTGAAAAATGTCGACTGCTCGCTATTTGGCGCCATCACCTCGATGCCCAAAGAAGAATGCGAGCAGGAATTGATTCCCGAACTGCAAGGCAAGGGGCATGTGTACAGCTCACCTATCGTGCGGCTCAGGCAGGAGTTCAACCTGCGCACCAACCTGCGTCCTTGCAAAGCGTATCCCGGCAACCCCCTCAATTACAAAGAGGGCATCGACATCGTTGTCTTCCGCGAGAACACCGAGGACCTTTACTCCGGCGTGGAGTTCCATCCGTTCCCGGACGAAGTGCGTGAAACGGTCAAGAAGCACAACCCCAAGATGGGTCGCTTCGATAAACATCCCGCCGATGAAGTCGCGGTGTCGTTGCGCATCAATACCAAAACCGGATGTCGCAACATAATCACCGATGCATTCGAACTGGCCAAGAAGACCGGTCGAAAAACAGTCACCGTCGTCGAGAAACCGAACGTCATTCGAGAGACCTCCGGCCTCATGGTGCGCACGGCGCGCGAAGTGGCCAAGAGCTATCCCGATATCGAACTCTGGGAGACGAACATCGACGCCATGTGCATGTGGCTGGTCAAGAATCCGATGGACTACTCGGTGCTGGTGACATCGAACATGTTTGGTGACATTGTCTCGGACCTTTGTGCGCAGTTGGTCGGTGGGCTGGGCTTTGCGGCCTCGGGAAACATCGGCGACGACTTGGCCGTGTTCGAACCGACGCACGGCAGCGCTCCCAAGTATGCCGGGCAGTATAAAGTCAATCCGATGGCCATGCTTATCACGGCGCGCATGATGCTCGAATGGCTTGGCGAGACGGACAAGGCAGGTGCTTTGGAGGCAGCCATTGCTGCGGTCATTAAAGAAGGTGCGGTTCGGACTTATGACATGGGCGGCAACAACACGACTCTTGAAGTCGGAGAGGCCGTCGCGGCCAAGCTGTAG